Within Nitrospira sp. MA-1, the genomic segment TTCATGATGATCCTTTCGAAATCGGTGTTCCGCCGGTTTATCCAAACCGGCCGGTGATATAATCCCGCGTCAGCGTTTCTTGCGGCGTGGTAAACAGTTCTCCTGTTGGAGCGAATTCAATGAGTTTGCCCAGATGCATGTAGGCGGTAAAGTCCGAAATCCGGGCCGCCTGCTGCATGTTGTGGGTGACAATGATCACCGTGAACCGATGGCGAATTTCTGTAATCAGATCTTCAACTTTGGCGGTGGCAATGGGGTCCAATGCCGAGGTGGGTTCATCCAGTAAGAGGATTTCAGGTTGTGGGGCCAGGGCCCTGGCGATACATAATCGTTGCTGCTGTCCGCCTGAGAGGCCGTAGGCCGATTGTGAAAGGCGATCCTTCACTTCCTCCCACAAGGCCGCATCCCGCAAGGCCTGTTCCACACGGTCGCTCAACAGTTTTTTGTTCTGAACGCCCTGAATCCGAAGGCCGGCCGCTACATTTTCAAAGATGGATTTGGGAAAAGGATTGGGTTTTTGGAACACCATCCCGATTCGAAGTCTGACCATGAAGGGATCAAGGTCGATGAGGTTGTGGTTTTCAGGGAAAAGACGAATCTCTCCGCTATACCGATTTCCGGGATACAGATCATGCATACGATTAAACGATCGAAGGAGGGTGCTTTTCCCGCATCCGGATGGTCCGATCAACGCGGTGACTTTCCGATTGGCAATTGACAAGGTGATTTCCTTCAAGGCTTGGGTTTCACCATACCAAAAACTGAGTTTCCGAACTTCCGCCGCCAGCGATTCCCGTTCGGTGTTGGTTGTGGGGGAGGCGTTGAGCGACATGAGTGTGACTTGCTGGTCATGAGAAATTTTCTGTGTCATATGCGTGGTTCCTTGGTTCGGCTAAGAGGGCATCCAATATTCATCTGGGACATCATGGATGGCTAACGAACCTGGCGTCGTAAATGAAAGCGCAACCAGATCGCCACTCCATTCATCGCCAGCGTCATCAGCATCAGAATGACTCCGGCCGCCGCGGCATTAATATGGAATTCTGCCTGGGGTCGTGAGACCCAATTGAACATCTGAATAGGCATGATGGTAAATGGGCTTTCGAGCCATTCAAAATTGATAAAAGGCGGGCTGGCCTGAAAAGGGGGGGCGGGTAAAAAGGCGATAAAGGTTAAGGCCCCGATGGTGATGACCGGTGCGGCTTCTCCTATCGCTCGAGCCAAACCCACGATGGTTCCGGTCAAAATGCCAGCCCGCGCAGCGGGCAGCACGTACAGGCGAACGGTCTGCCACTTGTCAGCACCCAACCCATATGCGGCTTCCCGCAAATCAAGGGGAATTCCACGAATGGCTTCACGGGTGGATACAATAATTACCGGCAAAATCAGTAATGCGAGTACCAGGCCAGCCGTGAGGATCGTCTCTCCGAGCCCGAACCCATGGATGAACAGACCAAGCGCTAACAACCCGTAGATAATGGAAGGCACTCCGGCTAGATTGCTGACGTTGATTTCAATGAAATCCGTGATCCAGTTGCGCGCAGCATATTCCTCCAAGTACACCCCTGCTCCAACCCCCAGCGGTATCGCAATGCAGGCAGTGACGAGCATGACCAGGATTGTGCCGACCCAAGCGGAAAGGATCCCTGCTTGAAGAGGATGGCGCGAGGGGAAGTTGAGATAAAAATCGGGGTTCATGAGTCTGGGCCATCCGCCCACGATCAGGTCGATGACCACTGCCGCCAATAAGCTCATGGCGACGATCAGTACCGAAATGCCGATGCCCGCCATGACCAGATCTGTTCGACGGTTGGCACTAACAATGCGGGCCAAGTCAGGAGTAAACGTTTGGGACACGTCGGCTTTAATCATTAGTACACCTCCTTAAAGCGCCGCCGGAGATAGAAACCGATCAAATTGAAGGTGAGCGTGATGACAAACAACACGATTCCAGCCGCAAACACGGATTGGTAGGCAATGGAGTCATGAGGCAAATCTCCCATGGCCATTTGTACGATATAGGCCGTGATCGTTGCTGCTCCTTCCGTGGGATTGAAAGAAAAATTGGGGTTTTGGCCGGCAGCGATGGCGACGACCATCGTTTCGCCCACGGCTCGTGACATGCCCAGAATGAATGCGGCGGTGATGCCGGAAAATGCGGCAGGGACCACGACCCGCATGGCAACCCGGAAGCGGGAGTATCCCAAGGCGTATCCCGCTTCCCGCAGACCAGGGGGGACTGCCCGCATGGCATCTTCGCTGACCGAGGCTGTGTAGGGAAGAATCATGATTCCCATGACGATGCCGGGACCGAGCATGTTAAACCCTTCCAAGCCGGGGATGAAGGTTTGCAGAAGCGGGGTGAAAAAGAGAAGGGTGAAATATCCGTAGACCACTGTCGGCACCCCTTCGAGCAACTCAAGAAAGGGTTTGACCGTCTCGCGAACCTCCCTTCGAGCATATTCGCTGAGGTAAATAGCCAAGGCCAGTCCCGCCGGAATAGAGACGGCTAGCGCAATCCCTGCTACGGTAACCGTCGCCGAGACCAGAGTCATCACCCCGAAGCGGGCATTCTCAAAAACGGGAGTCCATTGGGTGTCTGTCAGAAAGTCCAGGAGAGATATCTGGGCAAAGAACCCCATGGACTCCGTGACCAGGACATACACGATTCCTAACGTGACAAACACGGAAGTCGCGGCTGCGACCAAAAGGCACCCCCCGGCTAAAGAGCCCCATAAGGCACGGCGGCGGAGGAACCCTTTGCTGGCGCGTAAGGGAGATCCTGAAGAGGCAGAGAGGCTTGAGGAAGGTGGTAACGTTGGCATGCTTTCAACTCCAGATAAAATTCTATGTTCCAGGGGCGGCTGGCCACCCCTGGAGAGGACCGATCCGATTGTCCAGGTTCCCTCTACTGAGGAACCCTGGCCAGCAGGTCTTCGATTCCGACGCCGACTTCAGCCCCATGGAAAACCGTCCCCGTGAGTCGTTTGGTAAACTTGTCCAGAGCCATCGTGTAGGCTTTTGAGGGCAACGGCACGTATCCGACTTCCCTCACGAGCGTTTGGGCATGGTCGTTGTTCAAATAAAACTCGATGAATCGTTTGACGTGTGGTTTTTTGTCGGCGGCATCCTTATTGACGTAAATAAAAATGGGACGCGATAGGGGTTGGTACGTGGCATTTTTGGCATTATCCACAGAAGGGCCCACGGGTTTCCCGCCTTTCCATGAAATCGGTACGGCTTTTAATTTTCCCTTATTTTCCTCGTAATAGGCCAAGCCGAAAAATCCCATGGCATTAATGTCATTGCTGACTCCTTGAACCAGGACGTTGTCATCCTCACTAGCGGTAAAATCCCCGCGAGAACTTTTTCCCTCCACAATGGCCTCAACAAAATAATCGTAGGTCCCGGAATCAGTCCCAGCCCCGAACAGTTTCAAGGGTCGATCCGGGAAGCTGCTTCGAATTTGATTCCAATTCGTCACTTTGTCCTGGGCTCCAGGTTCCCAGGCGGTTTTCAATTCCTCCACGGTCAAATGATCCGCCCAGTCGTTTTTAGGATTTACGACGACTGTTAAGGCGTCCAAGGCGATTGGTAACTCGATATAGCCGATGTTGTGTTCTTTGCACGATTTAATTTCTGACTCCTTTATCGGACGGGAAGCGTCGGCGATATCCGTTTCACCTCGACAGAATTTTTTAAAGCCGCCGCCTGTGCCGGAAATGCCTACTGTCACCATTGTTTTCCCTCGTTCGGCTTTTTGAAATTCTTCAGCCATCGCCTCGGTAATCGGAAAGACCGTGCTTGAGCCGTCAATTTTGACCAACTCGCGGGCGGACACGGTGGAAATCGACGCGGTGATGGTCAGAGCGAAGGTCGCCATAACAAGGTGGATTGGGATTTTCATGCGAAACCTCCGTATGATTAAGTGTGAGAATGGTAATTGGAGTAGTATGAAATAATTTCTTGAAAGATGAATCATCCGACTATCTCAGGATAAGATGACACGTCTATGACATTCTCATTACCATCAGGTTAAATGTTACTGGCGGAAGACATGCCATTTATTCGATCTCAACTTTTTCCCATGTACCTTCTAGAAGGCTGATTCAGGGAGATCCCGCCGGGTCTTCCATTCCGTTGGCGTACCCAATGGAAGAACAGGCCTCTTCGGATGACAGCCGATAGAGGCCTGTTCGTGGGACGTGAGGAGTACCTTTACGTCCCGATACATTTAGAATGACACATCCCATTGCAAACGGACCCGCTGTTCATGCTGATTTTGCCCTGCGGGTTGGGACAGCGTGAGCCAGGACCCATCGAGAGTAATTTTGTTTTTATGTCCTGCGAAAAACCAGTTGATGGCAGTGGTGTATTCCTGCCGTCGATCATTTGGGGTTGAGACGTTGGGGTCGACAAATGCATAACGAAAGGCGACCTCCAGGGGTTTGGGGACTGCCGGAATGAGACCATGGGGGAAATAACCGATTTGTGAGTAACTTCCCATCATGTTGGTCTTATGGCCCGGCGCACCCTCTGGATAGCTGTTGTCCTTAACCTCTTTCCAATGGTATTCATGTTGAATCGATAGCCCCCGCCATTTGAACGCGAATTCCTCCACCATGCCCTGCACCCGGTATTGTCCGGCTTTCGCGTTGGAGTCCGAGGTGTAGGGTACCCCGGCCGAATTGTCTTCCGGCAATGTTCCGCAACCACTCGAGGACCATCTGGTGCATTTGCCGACAGTGGTATAGGCCCCGAAGGCCACGCTTCCCGTGGGCTGCTCGTGAAACTCCACGTCGCTTTGTGACCATTTCAGATCGCGTCCGAGGAAATTCCATTGATACCGTCCGAAGTACATCATGTTGGCGTCGTCGTTGGCTTCTCCCCGACCGGATCCTGTAAAGACACCGGCATAATATCGTGAGTCAAAGGCCGTACCAGGGGCCACATGGCCATACAGCATGGCCCCAACCTGGCGGTCGATGGTAAAGATTTCATTGACGATTGATCGTTCCACGAACTGCTGGGTGCCGGAAGAGTCTCTTCGTTCGCGGTTATAGTCGACTTTCCATTGTCCAAGTTGCAGAGAAAGAAACTTGAACTTTTCCAGACTGATCCGCCAGTCGATTAATCTAGTCGATCCAGGTGACCCGCCGGAATTGGAAGTGGATTGCAGATCTAACTCGAAATAGTACTTGATCCAGGGTTGATAGCCATGACCACCGATTTTCATTCGAACGCGGCGAAGTTCAAGGGTACTCTCGGGACCCGCATTGAAATCAGCGGCGGATATCGGATCTCCGCTTGTGGGATACGTATAGCGCCCTTGGAACCGCCACTGAATTTGTGTCGCAAATTTTCCATCGATTGTTGAGAATTCAAAGCCTTTCGATCCCCAGCCGACTTTGACTGGAAATTGAGCATCAAGCGCTTTTTGTTGTTCCACCGCTTTTTTCTCTTCTGCCGCCTCAATTCTGATCCAATCTTCTTTGGTGAGCACCTTCTTCTCACGCAAGACATCGATCAGTTCATCACTCGCCCAGGCACTTGTCTGCAACACGATGCCCAGGCAGACGAGTCCCGTTAGTAATGTAAAAACCTTCATGAATACGGCCTCCCTTTGATTGATAAACTATGTGTGGTAAACGAGAAGAATGTGCGTGCATCTTGAGAAAGAGACTAGCCCACAGGGATTACGATTCTGTTAACAGAAGGTCAAACCGATGTAAAAACGGGGGGATCCAAGGAGAAGAGAGTCTGATCTAACCGCGAATTCCGGAAATGTAGGCGGCGGTTAATTCCTCTTTTGGGGATTCAAATATCTGCTGAGCGGAACCATGTTCAACCAATTGTCCGATTCCTTCCAATGACCAGAAAACGGCCACATGATCGGCTAATCGGCGGGCTTGGGCTAGGTTATGTGTGACGATGAGAATGGTGTACGAACCCTGCAAGCTGGCAATTAAATCTTCGATGATTCCGCTTGAGATTGGATCTAAGGCACTGCAGGGCTCATCAAGCAGAAGGACATCCGGTCTTAATACGAGTGCTCTTGCGAGGCAGAGCCTTTGTTGTTGTCCTCCTGAGAGGGCTTGAGCGGGATGGTCGAGCCGGTCTTTGACTTCATGCCAGAGACCAACTTGCTGCAGGACGTTTTCAATGGCCGATTGCAATAGTGTGCGGTCATGCGTTCCGTGTTCACGGAGAGGGAGTTCCAGATTTTTACGGATGGAAAAAGGAAAAACGGTGGGTTTTTGGAAAATCATTCCCACGTTACGGCGCAATTGAAGGAGATCGGTTGTAGGGGCAAGGATATCCAATTCATTCATCTGCAGGTGCCCCGAGACCTGGCATCCGGGAATCAAATCCGTCAAGCGGTTCAGGCTCATAAGAAAACTTGTTTTTCCGCAACCTGACGGCCCCACTAATGCGGTAATACACCCCCGATTAATTTCAAGTGTGACATTCCGAAGTACCTGAAGATGGTGATAGGCGATCGAAAGGTTGTTCGCGCGAATATGAGCGTCAGGCTCACAGCAGGGTTCGGTGGATTGATAGGGGAGCCATGCTCTGAACCCGGCCCGTTTGTCGGGATCAGGAATTATGTGGGAAGTTGGTTGGATAAGGTCCATCGTGAAGCAATCCAGGAAGAAGAAAGGTTAATTATGAACAAGAGGCTCACCAGGACAAGAGCCGTGGCATAGGCATGGGGGTTCCCCCCGGCCACATTCATGGATAGATCATAAATGTGCACCGCGAGCGATCGTCCTGAATCCATTAAAGACTCCGGCATTCGGTCCACGTACCCACTGGTAAAAATTAAGCCGCAGTTTCGGCTATTGCCCGTCCCAGCCCAAGGATGCCGCCGACCAACAGTCCGGGGATGGCCGCCGGGAGGAGAATCGTTCGAATGGTGGTCGACTTTGAAAGGCCAAGGGCTGCTGCGGATAATCGCTGTTCACGCGAAATAACCCGAAAACTTTCTTCCACCGTGCGAATCAGGATAGGTAACACCATGCAGGCCAATGTGAGACCTCCCGACAGAATGGAAAATCCGAATCCCAGGACTTGGCAAAACAGGGCATTGCCAAACAGGCCAAAGACAATGGAGGGCACACCTGCGAGGACATCCAGTGACCCACGAATGAGTCGGCCAAGCGCATGATCGTGACGGGTGTATTCCGAAAGAAACAATGCTGTTCCCAACCCCATAGGCACGGCCACTCCCATGCATACTCCGACGAGTAAGAAAGTGGATATGAGGATGGGGCCGATTCCGCCCTCCCGCCCGGCATTCAGGGGAGCAGAGAACACGAAGTTGAATGACAGGTGGTTCCACCCGTTCCAGAGTAAATCACCCATTAACCAGATAAACGGAATGGAGACCATGGTGGCCGCCGTCCATATGATCACGGTGAGGCAGTATTCCTGGACGTGGTTACTTTGTCGCGACATAGGTGTTCCGATGGCGTAAGCCCTCTGCCATGCTGACAAATAGCACAACGACTCCCATGAGGAAGAGTCCACTCAAGAACAATGCCGCCCGATGATCGCCCAACGCATACCCCATTTCCAGGGCAATGTTGGCGGTCAGGGTTCTGACCGGATCAAACAGACGGGAAGGAGTTTGTACGACGTTTCCACAGACCATTAGAACGGCCATGGTTTCTCCGAGGGCACGTGCCAATCCCAATAGGATGCCGGTAAAAATGCCAACCTTGGTTGTGGGAAGAATCACATGCCAAATCATCGACCATCGACTGAATCCTAAGGCGGAGGCGCTATGGATATAGGCGAGGGGAACATGAGCAATGCTGGTATGGGCCACTAACATGATGGTGGGCATGATCATAAACGCCAGGATGAGAATGCCGGCAAGCAGGCTTGGGCCGGGAGGATGCCAGCGGCCGATCATCGGAACCAGAACCACGAGACCCCAAAAGCCGAAGACGACCGAAGGAATCCCGGCCAGGAGTTCGACCATGCGGCGGAACCATCGGCTAAGAAGAGGGGGCGCATAAAAATGACAGAAAAGCGCTGAGAGAATTGCGAGCGGGGAGGCAAGAAGAACGGCACCGGTGGACGCGAAGATGGTTCCCCAGACCATAGAAGTCAGGCGATACGAGTTATCGGTAGGATACCAGTCAGGATCGCTGAAAAACCGTGTGAGCCCAATATGGTGAAGGGCGGGCCAGGATTCATGAAAGAGAAATGCGATGACCAGAAGCAAGAGTCCTCCTGCCGTCAACGTAAGACATCTCACACTCCCTGAGAGCAGATCATCATTCTTGGAGTGGGGCGAAATATTGTTGGAGGATGAGATCATGGTTTTGAGATGACTGCGCGAAATCAATAAAGGTTTTAATGAGTCCTGCGGGAGGAGAATTTGTGACAAGGGTTAGTGGACGAGAGAGAGGAAACGTGCCTTTCCTGACTGTCTCGATCGTGGCCGGAATGTGTTGCAGCGGTAACAATCGGATGGGTATGCCATGGGTCGCATCATACTGGGCCGTGCCAATGGAGACATATCCGATAGCGTGAGGGTTGCCGGCTACTGTCTTAATGCCTTGTTCGTTATCCCCAATCACGACATGGGCGTGGATATCCCGATTCTTGAGATTGAAATACTGAAGAAACAGTTCGAGTGTCGAGCGCCCTTCGGCTTTATTGACGACCAATGTAGGTGCCTCATTTCCGCCGGCTGTTTTCCAATTTGTGATTGTTCCGGTGTACATGTCTCTGATCTGAGCATCCGTCAAAAACTTTACGGGATTATCACGGTGTAGGATGATGGTAATGCCGTCATGGGCAATGATG encodes:
- the pstB gene encoding phosphate ABC transporter ATP-binding protein PstB translates to MSLNASPTTNTERESLAAEVRKLSFWYGETQALKEITLSIANRKVTALIGPSGCGKSTLLRSFNRMHDLYPGNRYSGEIRLFPENHNLIDLDPFMVRLRIGMVFQKPNPFPKSIFENVAAGLRIQGVQNKKLLSDRVEQALRDAALWEEVKDRLSQSAYGLSGGQQQRLCIARALAPQPEILLLDEPTSALDPIATAKVEDLITEIRHRFTVIIVTHNMQQAARISDFTAYMHLGKLIEFAPTGELFTTPQETLTRDYITGRFG
- the pstA gene encoding phosphate ABC transporter permease PstA — translated: MIKADVSQTFTPDLARIVSANRRTDLVMAGIGISVLIVAMSLLAAVVIDLIVGGWPRLMNPDFYLNFPSRHPLQAGILSAWVGTILVMLVTACIAIPLGVGAGVYLEEYAARNWITDFIEINVSNLAGVPSIIYGLLALGLFIHGFGLGETILTAGLVLALLILPVIIVSTREAIRGIPLDLREAAYGLGADKWQTVRLYVLPAARAGILTGTIVGLARAIGEAAPVITIGALTFIAFLPAPPFQASPPFINFEWLESPFTIMPIQMFNWVSRPQAEFHINAAAAGVILMLMTLAMNGVAIWLRFHLRRQVR
- the pstC gene encoding phosphate ABC transporter permease subunit PstC, which gives rise to MPTLPPSSSLSASSGSPLRASKGFLRRRALWGSLAGGCLLVAAATSVFVTLGIVYVLVTESMGFFAQISLLDFLTDTQWTPVFENARFGVMTLVSATVTVAGIALAVSIPAGLALAIYLSEYARREVRETVKPFLELLEGVPTVVYGYFTLLFFTPLLQTFIPGLEGFNMLGPGIVMGIMILPYTASVSEDAMRAVPPGLREAGYALGYSRFRVAMRVVVPAAFSGITAAFILGMSRAVGETMVVAIAAGQNPNFSFNPTEGAATITAYIVQMAMGDLPHDSIAYQSVFAAGIVLFVITLTFNLIGFYLRRRFKEVY
- a CDS encoding PstS family phosphate ABC transporter substrate-binding protein; protein product: MKIPIHLVMATFALTITASISTVSARELVKIDGSSTVFPITEAMAEEFQKAERGKTMVTVGISGTGGGFKKFCRGETDIADASRPIKESEIKSCKEHNIGYIELPIALDALTVVVNPKNDWADHLTVEELKTAWEPGAQDKVTNWNQIRSSFPDRPLKLFGAGTDSGTYDYFVEAIVEGKSSRGDFTASEDDNVLVQGVSNDINAMGFFGLAYYEENKGKLKAVPISWKGGKPVGPSVDNAKNATYQPLSRPIFIYVNKDAADKKPHVKRFIEFYLNNDHAQTLVREVGYVPLPSKAYTMALDKFTKRLTGTVFHGAEVGVGIEDLLARVPQ
- a CDS encoding porin, whose amino-acid sequence is MKVFTLLTGLVCLGIVLQTSAWASDELIDVLREKKVLTKEDWIRIEAAEEKKAVEQQKALDAQFPVKVGWGSKGFEFSTIDGKFATQIQWRFQGRYTYPTSGDPISAADFNAGPESTLELRRVRMKIGGHGYQPWIKYYFELDLQSTSNSGGSPGSTRLIDWRISLEKFKFLSLQLGQWKVDYNRERRDSSGTQQFVERSIVNEIFTIDRQVGAMLYGHVAPGTAFDSRYYAGVFTGSGRGEANDDANMMYFGRYQWNFLGRDLKWSQSDVEFHEQPTGSVAFGAYTTVGKCTRWSSSGCGTLPEDNSAGVPYTSDSNAKAGQYRVQGMVEEFAFKWRGLSIQHEYHWKEVKDNSYPEGAPGHKTNMMGSYSQIGYFPHGLIPAVPKPLEVAFRYAFVDPNVSTPNDRRQEYTTAINWFFAGHKNKITLDGSWLTLSQPAGQNQHEQRVRLQWDVSF
- a CDS encoding phosphate ABC transporter ATP-binding protein, whose product is MDLIQPTSHIIPDPDKRAGFRAWLPYQSTEPCCEPDAHIRANNLSIAYHHLQVLRNVTLEINRGCITALVGPSGCGKTSFLMSLNRLTDLIPGCQVSGHLQMNELDILAPTTDLLQLRRNVGMIFQKPTVFPFSIRKNLELPLREHGTHDRTLLQSAIENVLQQVGLWHEVKDRLDHPAQALSGGQQQRLCLARALVLRPDVLLLDEPCSALDPISSGIIEDLIASLQGSYTILIVTHNLAQARRLADHVAVFWSLEGIGQLVEHGSAQQIFESPKEELTAAYISGIRG
- the pstC gene encoding phosphate ABC transporter permease subunit PstC; the encoded protein is MLLVIAFLFHESWPALHHIGLTRFFSDPDWYPTDNSYRLTSMVWGTIFASTGAVLLASPLAILSALFCHFYAPPLLSRWFRRMVELLAGIPSVVFGFWGLVVLVPMIGRWHPPGPSLLAGILILAFMIMPTIMLVAHTSIAHVPLAYIHSASALGFSRWSMIWHVILPTTKVGIFTGILLGLARALGETMAVLMVCGNVVQTPSRLFDPVRTLTANIALEMGYALGDHRAALFLSGLFLMGVVVLFVSMAEGLRHRNTYVATK
- a CDS encoding phosphate ABC transporter substrate-binding protein; the encoded protein is MARAEDTRLIISGSSTMAPLVSEIGKRFETLHPGNRVDVQTGGSSRGIADAVTGLADIGMASRTLKPQEAHLFGSIIAHDGITIILHRDNPVKFLTDAQIRDMYTGTITNWKTAGGNEAPTLVVNKAEGRSTLELFLQYFNLKNRDIHAHVVIGDNEQGIKTVAGNPHAIGYVSIGTAQYDATHGIPIRLLPLQHIPATIETVRKGTFPLSRPLTLVTNSPPAGLIKTFIDFAQSSQNHDLILQQYFAPLQE